Part of the Prunus dulcis chromosome 8, ALMONDv2, whole genome shotgun sequence genome is shown below.
ATATGCATTATGCAACCTTGTAATTCTAACTCTTGGACCACACATGAAAATCCAAACGCTTTCATTTTTGACTCATAACAAGCTCCTTGTGAGCCTACAGTCATCTACTTACCAAATCAtactaaaaaagaagaaaacacagagaaaataaatatccCATCCATTTTATGGTTGGGATAATCAGAGATAATTATCTACAATATAACCCACTCCTATCTGAGTTTTGAGGTGTCTCTAATCCAATCAACTTTTGTAGCCACCGGCAAAGTATGCCAAGGGTCCAACAATAGCACCATTTATGTAGGTTGCAGGTTCTGAATGACTATAGTCGCTGCGGTCATCTGGGAACCCATCATTCTGATTCGGACCTCCCACAATGGCTCCAACCAATATGTTAGGGTTTGGGTTTGCAGAATAGAAAAATGGCTGGAAACCACCTTCACAGCCCATGTTCTGTGGGTGGCTTGCCTTTGAAGGCAATGAAGATCCTCTGTGGTGAATTCTCTTTGGAAAATAGGGCCCATACCCTACCATGTACGACATCTTCAGAGGGTTTACCCCTAATATGTAGTCcacctaaaatttcaattcaaatcagtcttctataaattataaacatatactTATGTTGTCAGACTGTGAAGTGGTATAGATTCGAATTAAGTGATATACCTGCTGTTTGGCCAGGACTCTTAAGGCTCTCGgagtgacaacaaggctgccgCAGTTAAATGTTTGCTTTCTAGCAGCCATGTACTTTGAGTAGGTAGTAAGCAAGAATGTTATTGAGGTTACATATTGGAGGTTACTTCCAGGCAGCTTGTACATGAGCCCTCCTTGTGTATATTGTGTACTTGAAGAGGGTGAGTTTGGAAAAATCCGGCACATAAATTGCTCAGCTTCTTGTTTAAATGGCTCAAAGTTGTTGTCGTTGCTCAACAATGCCCTCTGAAAAGTGAACCAGACTCCAATAttgaataaatttataattaatgaaaaagaaaaaggatataGGCCTGCAATTTTACCCTTGATAATAGAACATAAGCACCAGCAAATTTGTTGTCCCAGCTGAAGATGTCTGTTGAATCACTAGCTCCCAAGGATTTCAGAAAATTGAAGTAATAAACATCATTTGTTGCTCTAAAAAGCCATGCAGCTCCCCACAATAGCTCATCCTGAAATTTTGTACCAAATTGGAGAGCTCAGTCATTAACATTTATATTTTCCACTTTCCTTCTTAAAATTGATACATGTAGAAATTATTAGCAACAATATACCTTATATCCAGAATATGAGCAATAAAATGGGCAGACTGCAGATCCAAGGGAATCACTGTAAGAACCTTGGTACCGCATCGCAAATTGCATCACTTCCTTGGCCGTGCTCAGCAGCAACTTGGAATATTTTGGGTCAACCTTCCGAAAAACCATAGAAGCAGCCGCTAATGCAGCGGCCGTCTCTCCAGCAACATCCGAGCCCGGATTGCTTTGTGAGACCGAGTACACGGTTCGGATCGTGTCCATGTCTTCGGGCCTCTCCCAACACTTGTGGTCTACATTGGGGTCACCAACTCCAACGTAGAGCCTGCCAGGAGTGGCTCGAGCACACTTTAAAAGGTAGTCTGTGGCCCATCGGATTGCAGCCCTGCTATCTGATAATTGGGGGCCCATGCGCTTGCCATATTCAAGTGTGCCCCATGATAGCATTGTGGTGGTGAAGGCCATTGGGAAGTTAAATTTGACATTGTCTCCAGCATCATGGTATCCTCCAGTTAAGTCCACctgcaaaattgaaacaaaagtTATTTCATGCAGGTTAAAACATGAGATGAAGGTTCATGCCAGTAAAAATATACAAACAGAGATGCACAAGGACCCAAACcaactctttttatttatttatttatttccattCCTTTTAAGAAATCATTTTGACCTCCTCCCAACTTTTGACCACGCTTGGATTTAGCATCACACCGTTTCCCTTCGAAACTTATTAAGAAAATGAGCAAGAATGGATTACAGAGACCACATTGTTTGCAGTGCAAATGGGTTTGCATGAGAGCTAATGCATTCATAAATAACTCAGAAATTAAGTATGTATAATGAacttaataaagaaaaataaattaaaaatgatgAGATGCAGGAAGTAAGTAGcttatatatattacatgtGCCTGAAGACCATCAGAAAGCCCGGAATTGGACCTCCAGGTGATTTGTTGGGTGGCGCCGGAGGGGAGCCTCCCTGACCTCTGTCCCTGAAAGAAGAGTATGGACTTTGCAAGGGCATCTCTGTAGTTTGGATTGCCTTGGACTTGGACAGTGTTCAAGACAAAGACAGAGAGGAAAATCAAAAGGCTTAAAAGTGCTCCCTTGCTTCTCATTGCCATTGCTACTTAATTGTTctaaatttagaaaattaagcACCAGTAAAGCAATGTGTGAATTTCAATTAGTTCATGGCTTTGTGTCCTGTGAGATGCCTTTAAATAGGGGGCAGGGAAGGCCAGTCACCCACCATACCGCAAATTCTGGCTTTTGTTCTTGCTTCATTCTTCTagttagttttctttttgtttttttctctctctttaatttAGGAAATTGAAGGATAAAAAGGCAGCTCATGGAGAATTAATTCCAGTTGAACTGGcttacttttctttcttttttttcctttttttaattcttttttttttttttggtaaacaGGGGCGAGGAATTCAGAGTTTCAAcattgtgaagaaaaaaaaattgttggcGAGATCCATAGTTTGATTAGGAGATATATTTCCTATTCTATTAGGaatttatttctttccttttttacaaattttatgtaattaggattttatttgtttgcttATATAATCCTACTAGGGTTTAcatatttgttttataaatacttccttttggagaatgaaaatatatcatattatattttacctcatattgtttgacttgTTATCAAAGCCTACTTTCTGATGACCTGTGTGTTGTGTCCACCCATGTTTTAGCTCTATATTTCGTTTCTACCTTTGCCATGTGTGCCTATTAGGattgtgtgttgtgttgtcATGTTTGTGCCTAAACTGTGTTCGTGTCATTCTCGGATTCGTGCATTTGCCGTGTTTGCGCCTCTGCCATGTTGTGTGGTACGCCTCTGTTGTGTTCTGTTGCGTACTCTGTCGTGATCTATTGTGTTTCCGCTGCAATTATGAGTGGTAATTCAAATGTTGGTGATGTTGCTGGTGCAAACTTATGTGTTTCTAACTCAATCACAAGTACTGGCTCCAATACTTGGATAATTGACACTGGTGCTATTGATCATATGACTTACAATGCTAAATTGTTTGATGAGTTATCTAGTAAAACCTGTGACCCATACAAAACTAGTGTTAATGGCTTGCCCTCTCTAATTATTAGTGAGAGCACAATCTATTTTACTCCCACTATGTCATTATCACGTACGTTACTAGTTTCTAATATCCGTTGTAACTTGTTATCTGTTGGTCAATTACTTGATACACTTAATGTTTCTGCTACTTTTTATCCTACACATTGTTCTTTCCAAAATCTCAAGACTCACGAGATGATTGGGCATGGTAAACGGATATAGGGGTTATATTTCACATTGCCTACTGCATCAGTTTGTGATCGTGTCGTTAATATTGTTCAAAGTTGTAGTGtcaaagacaaacaacaaattGGGTTATTGCATCGTCGCTTAGGACATCCGTCGTTTGGCTACCTTAAGCGTATGTTTCCATCTTTATTCCACTCTTGTGATGAGTCCAATTTTAAGTGTGAGACATGTATTTTGACCAAGAGTCATCGCACTGTTTTCCATTAAGTGACAGTAAAACTGCAAAACCTTTTGATTTAGTACATTCTAATGTGTGGGGTCCGGCTCGCGTTACTTCGAACGGATTCCGTTAGTTCGTTACATTTATTGATGATTATACCCAACTCACTTGAGTTTTCTTtctgaaaactaaaaatgatGTTGTTTCCGTGCTTCTAAAGCTTTGTAGTATGGTCTCTGCTCAATTTCAGACTAAGGTCAAAGTATTCCAGACTGATACTGGAGGAGAATATGTGAATAATACTTTGATGTGTTTCTTCCATGCTCAAGGTATTATTTACCAAACTGCAACCCATTTTAACCCCCCACCCCAATAAAATGGTGTGTCTGAAAGGAAGAACCGAAAATTTCTTGAAGTTGCCTGCTCACTCATATGTGAATAATACTTTGACGTGTTTCTTCCATGCTCAAGGTATTATTTACCAAACGACAACTCATTTTAACCACCCCCCACCCCCAATAAAATGGTGTGTCTgaaatttatttcctattatattaagattttctttctttctcttttgtataaattttgtgtaattaggattttatttgttttctcatATAACCATATTagggtttacacacttatttTATAAATGCCTCATTTTGAATAATGGAAATatatcataaaatattttaccccatattgtttgactaCAATACCATTAAACTGTAgttagtttttaaaataatttttgaacTTGAGATTAATCTTGAACCTCTTATGGAATCACAagcttctttttgttttctttctttttcctccacCCAAGAAAACAAACTCTACTGTACACCTTAATTTATCGATGTTCAATGGGACTGCCTGCCATGCTAATATGATGGATTAGGCTACTcgcctttttctctttctaagTTTGAACATCATGGCAATTTCATAATTATAGGTGGCATATGCATGCATATGTTACATCTCATGACAATATCAAAATTTCGGGCCTACAAAGTTAAGCTCAGTGGAAAAATGCATTGATTTGCATATTAGTGGTTTCAGTTCAAATTCCCATGGCATCttggttgtgtgtgtgtatgtgtgtgaaATCTCCctccttgtagtttagactatcacttatattctttaaaaaatgataatagGAGTTGAATAGATATAATAAAGGGAAAGATTGAGGAATTGAGTTCAATTCTGGAAGGAGATAATCAGTACAATAGGTACAAACATTGTACCTATATATCTTATCTTTGTTTTCGttgaaaaaaataggtacaaaatttatacctatATATcttatctttgtttttattggaaaaaataatagggttttttttaaagatctTTTCTATTGAAATGGGCGataacatactaaactcactTATACTACACGGATACTAGGATTCGAACCCAAGAACTTTCATGAAGGGAACATTTGCTCTAAATCACTACACTAATAGGTCCTTTGCATAGTTAGGGTGTTTTTTAAGTTGGCTACCTTGACCCATAATTCACTCAGCATGTTAACCTTTTGATTTGAGCCTTTTTACTTCTCTTATTCTGGGATGGAAAACCTTCCCGCCGTTGGCCCATTAAAGTATGGATTACTGAATTTGTATATTCCGGATTTTCGAAAGCATAAATGTAATTGCAGCAAAGGAATTCCTATCCTATTCCATCATCAACGCTCCCAACTACCACTTTACCAACATTAGTTATGATTAAATTCTTAAGCATAATTATCATGCATAGCATGCATTGGCGCCTCTTTCTTCTGGCCAATGGCCATGAATTATAGATAGTTCGTTTTGACTGTCGTGTCTGAAAATTTGTTGAGTGTCACATCACGTTGGTGTGGTTTTTATCCAAGTTAGATATTAACACTAATGCATGTTTTATAACGTGGTTTCTAATAGGAATGGTCTCTAATTagttttaaacttttaaatcAATCAATGTTGGTATCTGTCATCCCATTTCATCAAAATACAACATACTTACCGATGAGACAAATAATCTCATGTCTTTTATTCAATAAGATCATTTGTTCTGCTTAATGAAATCACAATGTGAAATTGTAAATAGAGAGCATATGAGATTGT
Proteins encoded:
- the LOC117636713 gene encoding endoglucanase 9-like is translated as MAMRSKGALLSLLIFLSVFVLNTVQVQGNPNYRDALAKSILFFQGQRSGRLPSGATQQITWRSNSGLSDGLQAHVDLTGGYHDAGDNVKFNFPMAFTTTMLSWGTLEYGKRMGPQLSDSRAAIRWATDYLLKCARATPGRLYVGVGDPNVDHKCWERPEDMDTIRTVYSVSQSNPGSDVAGETAAALAAASMVFRKVDPKYSKLLLSTAKEVMQFAMRYQGSYSDSLGSAVCPFYCSYSGYKDELLWGAAWLFRATNDVYYFNFLKSLGASDSTDIFSWDNKFAGAYVLLSRRALLSNDNNFEPFKQEAEQFMCRIFPNSPSSSTQYTQGGLMYKLPGSNLQYVTSITFLLTTYSKYMAARKQTFNCGSLVVTPRALRVLAKQQVDYILGVNPLKMSYMVGYGPYFPKRIHHRGSSLPSKASHPQNMGCEGGFQPFFYSANPNPNILVGAIVGGPNQNDGFPDDRSDYSHSEPATYINGAIVGPLAYFAGGYKS